One Mercurialis annua linkage group LG3, ddMerAnnu1.2, whole genome shotgun sequence DNA window includes the following coding sequences:
- the LOC126675014 gene encoding protein SRC2, with amino-acid sequence MSYEIELTISSAKDLKNVNWRYGSLRPYAVVWVDPNSKSSTKVDEQGDTSPYWDQTLVIHLPPGPIEDHTLSIDIVHANAEEDTKPLIGSARLKMAEVLDDVGIGRKLSRSLQLKRPSGRPQGKIDVDVIIRERAYHPPPAAYYAPPYGVPAPPRPIGEYYGSQYSYYTPTAPPPSGYPYGAPPPPPPSYGYVDGPPVYVQEEKKKSKFGGMGTGLAVGAVAGALGGLAIAEGVDALEDKITDDVADQVEDDLGYDGDDF; translated from the coding sequence ATGTCATACGAAATTGAGCTCACCATCTCATCAGCCAAGGATCTAAAGAACGTCAACTGGCGGTACGGCTCACTCAGGCCATACGCCGTCGTTTGGGTCGATCCAAACAGCAAAAGCTCCACCAAAGTTGACGAACAAGGCGATACTTCTCCTTACTGGGATCAAACCCTAGTAATTCATCTTCCACCTGGTCCCATTGAAGATCACACGCTCTCCATCGACATCGTCCATGCAAACGCCGAGGAGGACACCAAACCGCTCATCGGCTCGGCTCGTTTAAAGATGGCTGAAGTTCTAGATGACGTTGGAATCGGCCGGAAACTTAGCCGTTCTCTCCAGCTCAAGCGTCCGTCAGGCAGACCACAGGGGAAGATTGACGTTGACGTTATAATTAGAGAACGCGCTTACCATCCTCCTCCTGCTGCATACTACGCGCCACCTTATGGTGTGCCGGCGCCACCACGACCAATAGGGGAATATTATGGAAGTCAATATTCGTATTATACACCAACTGCACCACCACCTAGTGGATACCCGTACGGTGCTCCGCCTCCACCGCCGCCGAGTTACGGTTACGTTGACGGACCGCCGGTTTATGTGCAAGAGGAGAAGAAGAAAAGTAAATTTGGTGGAATGGGGACGGGATTGGCTGTGGGTGCTGTTGCTGGGGCTTTAGGTGGACTGGCAATTGCTGAAGGTGTTGATGCTCTTGAAGATAAGATTACTGATGATGTGGCAGATCAAGTGGAGGATGATCTTGGTTATGATGGTGATGACTTCTAG
- the LOC126673016 gene encoding F-box protein At2g26160-like: protein MENDGKKLKENNIREWETLPANVLDIILENLISLFDYIRFGVVCKPWLFVAEHHKQIRINNYCFSKHLPLLLVPAEDGREQWRSLYNAATRKVYDFKLHVPINKRCCGSSHGWLFFVEKDRSITLFNPFTQAFIHLPTFDRQFKELHAKYKLNMKIRPFDVFKLILSVDPTLHPNDFTVVIINSSKLQIEYFKFKDQRWEKIVYGHGAYCVDIICYKKLIYAVNFLRKSFTYSTEVVCFSGDSPQFKVVLPADKFQTVRKGLESFELQNYLVESSQGSLMIIQRFKKNDDEIECTFQTTNFKVFKLVQLVDDELEVVEVKSLDGDAMFLGDNHSTSILASEYSGCEPNYIYFTEHHSDISYSDYYECGFRGIGTFSVSDGSFGSHHVPNIAHKYLLQPIWIHPKLM from the coding sequence atgGAGAATGAtggaaaaaagttaaaagagaACAATATTAGAGAGTGGGAAACGCTTCCGGCAAACGTATTAGATATtatattagaaaatttaatctCGTTATTCGACTACATACGATTTGGAGTTGTATGCAAACCATGGCTATTTGTGGCTGAACATCACAAGCAAATCCGAATCAACAATTATTGCTTCAGTAAACATCTCCCGCTGCTTCTTGTTCCTGCCGAAGATGGCAGAGAACAATGGCGTAGCCTATACAACGCGGCTACAAGAAAGGTATACGACTTTAAGTTGCACGTTCCAATAAATAAACGATGTTGTGGTTCTTCACACGGCTGGCTTTTTTTCGTAGAAAAGGATCGGTCGATCACATTATTTAATCCTTTCACACAAGCTTTTATTCATCTCCCTACGTTTGATCGTCAATTCAAAGAATTGCATGCCAAGTATAAGTTGAACATGAAAATACGCCCATTTGACGTCTTTAAGTTAATATTATCCGTCGACCCTACTTTACATCCTAATGATTTTACGGTTGTGATTATAAATAGCTCAAAGTTGCAAATagagtattttaaatttaaggatCAACGGTGGGAAAAAATAGTATATGGACATGGAGCGTATTGCGTGGATATAATAtgttataaaaaattgatttatgctgttaattttttaagaaaGTCATTTACATACTCTACGGAAGTTGTATGTTTTAGTGGCGACTCTCCTCAGTTTAAGGTTGTTTTACCGGCCGATAAATTTCAAACAGTCAGAAAAGGATTAGAATCttttgaattacaaaattatttagTTGAATCATCCCAAGGAAGTTTGATGATAATTCaaagatttaagaaaaatgacGACGAAATTGAATGTACATTTCAAACAACAAATTTCAAGGTTTTTAAGCTCGTACAATTAGTAGATGATGAATTGGAAGTAGTAGAGGTAAAATCGTTGGATGGCGATGCAATGTTTCTGGGGGACAACCATTCAACATCTATATTAGCCTCTGAATATTCAGGATGCGAgccaaattatatttattttacagAACATCATAGTGATATTTCATATTCGGATTATTATGAATGCGGATTCCGTGGTATTGGCACTTTCAGTGTGAGCGATGGAAGTTTTGGCTCGCATCACGTTCCTAACATTGCTCATAAATATTTGCTGCAGCCGATTTGGATTCATCCCAAACTTATGTGA
- the LOC126673725 gene encoding rRNA 2'-O-methyltransferase fibrillarin 2-like, with product MRPPRGRGGGGFRGGRGDGGGRGRGGFGGGRGGGGRGFGDRGGGRGGRGARGGGRGRGGGRGGGGMKGGSKVIVEPHRHEGVFVAKGGKEDALVTKNLVPGEAVYNEKRISVQNEDGTKIEYRVWNPFRSKLAAAILGGVDNIWIKPGAKVLYLGAASGTTVSHVSDLVGPTGVVYAVEFSHRSGRDLVNMAKKRTNVIPIIEDARHPAKYRMLVGMVDVIFSDVAQPDQARILALNASYFLKAGGHFVISIKANCIDSTVPAAAVFESEVKKMTLEQFKPSEQVTLEPFERDHACVIGGYRMPKKQKPAAAA from the exons ATGAGACCTCCAAGAG GCCGCGGTGGTGGTGGATTCAGAGGTGGAAGAGGAGATGGAGGAGGTCGAGGTAGAGGAGGATTCGGTGGTGGAAGAGGAGGTGGAGGAAGAGGTTTTGGTGACAGAGGAGGCGGCCGCGGTGGACGTGGAGCTCGCGGTGGAGGTAGAGGACGCGGCGGAGGCCGCGGTGGTGGCGGAATGAAGGGTGGAAGTAAAGTGATAGTTGAGCCACATAGACATGAGGGTGTGTTTGTTGCTAAGGGTGGTAAAGAGGATGCTCTTGTCACTAAGAATCTTGTTCCTGGAGAAGCTGTTTATAATGAGAAAAGAATTAGTGTTCag AATGAAGACGGAACTAAAATTGAATACAGGGTTTGGAATCCTTTCAGATCAAAATTAGCAGCTGCTATTCTTGGTGGTGTTGATAATATTTGGATT aaaCCTGGAGCTAAGGTTTTATATCTCGGAGCGGCTTCTGGTACAACAGTGTCTCATGTATCTGATCTTGTTGGTCCT ACAGGGGTGGTATATGCTGTGGAATTTTCCCACAGAAGTGGAAGGGATTTGGTTAACATGGCAAAGAAGCGTACAAATGTTATCCCTATCATTGAGGATGCCAGGCATCCAGCCAAGTACCGTATGCTTGTTGGTATGGTGGATGTGATATTTTCTGATGTTGCTCAACCTGATCAG GCAAGAATTCTAGCATTAAATGCCTCATACTTCCTGAAAGCCGGTGGCCATTTTGTTATTTCAATTAAG GCAAACTGTATCGACTCAACTGTTCCAGCAGCGGCTGTGTTTGAGAGTGAAGTAAAAAAGATGACACTGGAGCAGTTCAAGCCTTCCGAACAGGTGACGCTTGAGCCATTTGAGCGAGACCATGCTTGTGTTATTGGTGGGTATCGGATGCCAAAGAAACAGAAACCTGCTGCTGCTGCCTAG
- the LOC126674534 gene encoding protein DETOXIFICATION 35-like produces the protein METPLLSPRLSTGGEHGDYGEVQSLKEMKSVFWIETVKMWKIATPIVLATMCQYGINSMTNIFAGHIGDLELSAVSISLSVIGSFSFGFMLGMGSALETLCGQAFGAGQVHMLGIYMQRSWIILLVSCFILLPVYIFATPILKLLGQDEKVAELAGNFTLLVIPELFSLAINFPAQKFLQAQSKVWVVACIGIVCFLLHIPLLWLLISVCGLGTTGAAIAYNITYWGLSVAQVVYIIGWCNEGWNGFSWSAFKDIWGFVRLSLASAVMLCLEIWYLMSIIVLTGHLDNAIIAVGSLSICINIKGWLAMLFIGINAAISVRVSNELGSGHHRAAKYSVYVTVFQSFLIGILSMVIILISKDYFALIFTDSKDMQTAASKLVYLLAVNMLLDSVQLVIGGVAIGSGWQALVAYINIGSYYLFGIPLGYVLGYRANLGVKGLWGGMLAGTVLQTVLLLIVLYRTNWNKEVEQTSERVRKWGGQQNYVDKTENLPIKESF, from the exons ATGGAGACGCCGCTTCTGAGTCCCCGGCTCTCTACCGGCGGCGAGCATGGAGATTATGGGGAAGTGCAGAGCTTGAAGGAGATGAAGAGTGTGTTCTGGATTGAGACGGTGAAGATGTGGAAGATTGCAACTCCGATTGTATTGGCTACGATGTGTCAGTATGGTATAAACTCAATGACTAATATATTTGCCGGTCATATTGGTGATTTAGAGCTCTCTGCTGTTTCCATATCTCTCTCTGTTATTGGCAGCTTCTCGTTTGGCTTCATG CTGGGAATGGGGAGTGCACTAGAGACACTATGTGGTCAAGCATTTGGTGCAGGCCAAGTTCATATGCTAGGAATTTACATGCAGAGATCATGGATAATCTTATTAGTCTCCTGTTTTATTCTCTTGCCCGTTTACATTTTCGCAACTCCAATTCTGAAGCTACTCGGCCAAGACGAAAAAGTAGCAGAATTAGCTGGAAATTTTACTCTACTGGTTATACCAGAATTATTTTCACTAGCAATAAATTTCCCTGCCCAAAAATTTCTTCAGGCACAGAGCAAAGTTTGGGTGGTTGCTTGCATTGGAATTGTGTGTTTTTTGTTGCACATTCCTCTGCTTTGGCTCTTGATTAGTGTATGTGGATTAGGCACAACTGGTGCAGCTATAGCATATAATATTACATACTGGGGATTGTCAGTTGCTCAAGTTGTGTATATAATAGGTTGGTGTAATGAAGGGTGGAATGGTTTTTCATGGTCTGCTTTTAAGGATATTTGGGGGTTTGTGAGGCTATCATTAGCCTCTGCTGTTATGCTTTGCTTGGAGATTTGGTATTTGATGAGTATTATTGTGCTTACTGGTCATCTTGATAATGCTATCATTGCAGTTGGTTCTCTTTCTATATG TATCAATATTAAAGGTTGGCTGGCCATGTTGTTCATTGGAATAAATGCAGCTATCAg TGTTCGCGTGTCCAACGAACTTGGATCAGGACATCACAGAGCGGCTAAATATTCAGTTTACGTGACAGTATTTCAATCATTCCTAATCGGGATTCTTTCAATGGTTATCATATTGATATCCAAAGACTATTTTGCACTAATTTTCACGGACAGTAAAGATATGCAAACAGCAGCTTCAAAGCTAGTTTATCTCCTTGCTGTAAACATGCTTCTCGACAGTGTTCAGCTTGTGATTGGAG GTGTTGCCATAGGAAGTGGGTGGCAAGCATTAGTTGCGTATATAAACATTGGGTCCTATTATCTTTTTGGGATTCCACTTGGTTATGTTCTTGGTTACAGAGCAAACTTGGGTGTCAAG GGACTATGGGGAGGAATGTTAGCTGGGACAGTGTTGCAGACGGTTCTGCTGTTGATTGTACTATATAGAACCAACTGGAACAAAGAG GTTGAACAGACATCTGAACGGGTGCGGAAGTGGGGAGGGCAACAAAATTATGTTGACAAGACAGAAAATTTGCCCATTAAAGAGTCATTCTAA